GACAAGAAGGCGCGTCGGTAATGAGTGAAGAAAAGCTTGAAGCACGGGCCATAACCCGGTCAGTGCGGCTTTCTCCGCGCAAGACCCGTCTGGTGGTGGACCAGATCCGCGGCAAGCCGGTCGAGAAGGCGCTGGAATACCTCACCTTCGAGCGGCAGAAACCGGCCCACTACGTCCGCAAGACCCTGGATTCCGCCATCTCGAACGCAGAGCACAACGAGGGGCTGGACGTGGATCAGCTCGTCGTCAAGGAAGCGTTCGTGAATGAGGGCCCGGCCCTGAAAAGGTTTCGGCCCCGGGCGATGGGACGGGCCACCATGATCCAGAAGCCCACCAGCCACATCACCATCGTGGTGGCGCAGGCATAAAGGGACGCACGCTATGGGACAGAAAGTCCACCCGATCGGGATGCGCCTGGGGATCGTCAAGAATTGGGATTCCCGCTGGCTGGCGGAGCGCAAGGAATACTCCGACCAGCTCGCCGAGGACATCCGGATCCGCAACTTCATTGAGGACCGGCTCCGGCATGCCGCCGTCTCCAAGGTGGTGATCGAGCGCCCGGCCCGTAACGCCCGGATCAGCATTTATACCGCGCGTCCGGGCATGGTGATCGGCAAGAAGGGCGAGGACATCGAGAAGCTGCGCCGTGCGGTGCAGAAGCTCTCCTCGGAGCAGATCCATATCAATATCGAGGAGATCCGCAAGCCCGAGACCGAGGCCATGCTGGTGGCGGAGAACGTCGCCCAGCAGTTGGAGCGGCGGGTCTCCTTCCGGCGGGCCATGAAGCGCGCCGTGGGTAACGCCATGCGGCTCGGTGCCCAGGGCATCAAGATCTCCGCCGGCGGACGCCTTGGTGGCGCCGAGATCGCTCGCACCGAATGGTACCGGGAAGGCCGCGTGCCTCTGCACACCCTGCGCGCCGATATCGATTACGGTCTGGCCGAGGCCAAGACCACCTACGGTGTGATCGGCGTGAAGGTGTGGATCTTCAAGGGCGAGGTGCTCGAGGAGCAGGAAACCTCCGCCTCCACCTCCGCTCAGGCCCAGGCCGGCTAGGCGCACTGGAGAAGAGGCCATGCTACAGCCGAACAAGACCAAGTATCGGAAGCAGCAAAAGGGGCGCAACCGCGGCCTGGCGTACCGGGGCGACAAGGTCAGTTTTGGGTCCTACGCCCTGAAGGCCACCGGGCGCGGTCGGATCACCAGCCGCCAGATCGAGGCCGCCCGTATCGCCATCACCCGCCACATCAAGCGGCGGGGCAAGGTGTGGATCCGGGTCTTCCCCGACAAGCCGGTGTCCAAAAAGCCGGCGGAGGTCCGCATGGGCAAGGGCAAGGGCAACCCGGAGTTCTGGGTGGCCCAGGTGCAGCCGGGCCGGATCCTCTACGAGCTGGAAGGGGTTCCCGAGGACATCGCCCAGGAGGCCATGCGGCGCGCCTCCGCTAAGCTCCCCTTCAAGACCCGGTTCGTCAGCCGCGGCGGCGGAAACTAGGAGGCGGTGATGGCGAGCAAAGTTGAGGAGATTCGGAACCTGAGCGCGGAAGATCGGGCGCAGAAGCTCAAGGACCTGCGGGACGAGCAGTTCAACCTGCGCTTCCAGCACAGCACCGGTCAACTGGAGAACACGGCCCGGATGCGCCAGGTTCGCCGGGAGATCGCCCAGGTCAAGACGGTGATGAACGAACAGGTCGAGGCGGCGGAATAACATGGCTCAGGAAACCCGTAAGCGCCGGATGAATGGCGTCGTGGTCAGTAACAAGGGCGAAAAGACCGCCGTGGTCCGCGTGAATTACCGGCGGCCGGACGAGCTCTACGGCAAGTACGTGCGGCGCTCCACCAAGCTCCACGTCCACGACCCGGAGAACACCTGCCAGGAAGGCGACTTCGTGACCGTCGAAGAGGCCCGGAGGGTCTCCAAGAACAAGGCCTGGCGCCTCGTGGAAGTCGTGGAGAAGGCCGTCCAGGTCTAGGCCGCGCCGAGCCCTGAGGGGAGATAGCTAATGATTCAGATGCAAACCCGTCTAGGGATTGCCGATAACAGCGGGGCCCGCGAGGTACAGGCCATCAAGGTGCTCGGCGGCTCCAAGCGGCGATTCGCGAACATCGGCGATGTGATCAAGGTGACCGTCAAGGAGGCCGCCCCCCGCGGCCGCGTCAAGAAGGGCGGGGTCTACAACGCGGTGGTGGTCCGCTCCGCGAAGGGCGTGCGGCGGCAGGACGGTTCCGTGATCCGGTTCGACCGGAACGCGGCGGTCCTGCTCAACGACTCCCTCGAGCCGATCGGCACCCGGATCTTCGGTCCGGTTACCCGTGAGCTCCGGTCCAAGAACTTCATGAAGATCATATCCCTGGCCCCGGAAGTCCTGTAAAGCCCGCGGGAGAGTGGCAGATGCAAAGAATTAAGAAAGGCGACGATGTGGTCGTCCGCAGCGGGAAGGACGCCGGCAAGCGCGGCACCGTGCAACGGGTTCTCCCCCGGGATAACCGGGTGGTGGTCGCCAACGCGAACATGGTGAAGCGGCACGTCCGGCCCAACCCGCAGGCAGGAATCGCGGGGGGGATCCAGGAGCGGGAGGCAGCCTTGGATTTGTCCAAGGTGAACCCCTTCTGCCGGACCTGTAACAAGGGTGTCCGGATCGGATTCAAGACCCTCGAGGATGGTCGCAAGGTTCGGGTATGCCGTTCCTGCGGCGAGGCATTGGACAGTTAGGAGTGTCGGCGATGCAAGCCCGGTTACAGCAGCGCTACAAGGAGGAGCTCGCTCCCCGGCTGTTGAAGGAGTTCGGCTACGCCAGCCCCATGCAGGTTCCCCGGCTGGATAAGATCACCATCAACATGGGGGTCGGGGACGCCGCGCGGGACCGCTCCGCTCTGGATAACGCCATGGAGGAGCTGACGGCCGTCACCGGCCAGAAGCCCATGGTGACGCGGGCGCGGAAGTCCGTGGCCGGTTTCAAGATCCGGGCTGGCATGCCGGTGGGGTGCAAGGTCACGCTGCGGCGCGAGCGGATGTACGAGTTCCTCGAGCGCTTCATTCAGGTGGCTTTGCCCCGGATCCGCGATTTCCGCGGCCTGAACGGCAATTCCTTCGACGGCCAAGGCAACTATGCCATGGGCGTGACCGAACAGATCATCTTCCCCGAGGTGGATTACGAGAAGATCGATCGCGTCCGGGGAATGGACATCATCTTTTCCACGACGGCACCCACCGACGAGGAAGCCAAGGCCCTCCTCGACGGTTTCGGTATGCCGTTCCGGAACTAAGTAAAGAAGTGAGGTAGGCCGTGCCACGGAAATCGTTAATCGCCAAGGCCAAGCGCAAGCAGAAGTTCACGGTGCGGGAATACAACCGCTGCAACAACTGCGGACGTGCGCGCGCCTATTATCGGAAGTTCGGACTGTGCCGGCTCTGCCTCCGGAAGCACGCCCTGAAGGGCGAGGTTCCGGGCGTGACGAAGTCCAGCTGGTAGTGGGGGCTGAGCAATGAGCATGACCGACCCTATCGCCGACATGCTGACCCGTATCCGCAACGGGCAGATGGCCGAAAAACACACGGTCAGCATGCCGGCCTCGAAGCTGAAAACCGCCGTCGCCCGCATCCTTCAGGAGGAAGGGTTCATCGCCGGCCATGAGGAGCACGACGAGGGGAACGGTAAGCGCACCCTTACCGTCGAGCTCAAGTACTTCAAAGGCGAGCCGGTGATCACCTACCTCCAGCGGGCGAGCCGCCCTGGCCTCCGCCGTTACGCCGGCGCCGACGAGATCCCCAAGGTCCTCCGCGGCCTGGGGGTGGTGATCCTCACCACGTCCAAGGGCGTGATGACCGATCGCCAAGCGCGGGCCGAGAACATCGGCGGCGAGCTACTCTGCACCGTCTACTGAGGGGAACGGACCCATGTCCCGTATCGCAAATGCCCCCGTGCGGGTCCCGGAAAAGGTCGAGGTCAAGATTGAGCCCGATACCATCCGAGTGACGGGCCCCCAGGGCGAGCTGGAGCAGCCCGTGCACCCGCGGGTCCGCATTGAGGAGGAGGAAGGCGCCCTGCGCTTCCGCCCCACCGACACCTCCCGGAAATCCGTGGCCTTCGCGGGCACCATGCGCTCGCTGGTGAACAACATGGTCACCGGCGTCAACGAAGGCTTCGAGCGGCGCCTGGAGATCAACGGGGTCGGTTACCGCGCCGACGCCAAGGGCCAGACCCTTAACCTGCAGCTTGGCTTTTCCCATCCGGTGGCCTACGAGATCCCGGAAGGGGTGTCCGTCTCCGTGGAGGGCAATGCGGTGGTGGTTCGCGGGGCGAGCAAGGAAGCCGTCGGTCAGGTTGCCGCCGACATCCGCAGCTATCGGCCTCCCGAGCCTTACAAGGGCAAGGGAATTCGCCTCGCGGATGAGCGCATTATCCGCAAAGAAGCCAAGAAGAAGTAGGCGGAGCCATGAGCAAGATCACGAAGAATCATCGCAGGCAACGGCGCGCCCGCAAGGCCCGCGCGAAGATCCGCGAGCAGGGGAAAGCTCGGCTGGCCGTTTTCCGGTCCTCCAAGCACATCTACGCCCAGATCATCGACGACCAGCAGGGCCACACCCTGGCGAGCGCGTCCACCGTGGACACGGAGCTCGCCAAGGACCTGACCCAGAGCGGCAACGTTGAGGCCGCCAAAAAGGTGGGCGCTACGCTTGCCGAGCGGGCCAAACAGGCCGGGGTCGGCGACGTGGCCTTTGACCGGGGCGGGTTTCAGTACCACGGCCGGGTCAAGGCCCTCGCCGAGGCCGCGCGCGAGAACGGCCTGAAGTTCTAGAAAAGGAGACGGTTGTGGCAGGCGCGAATCCAAAAGCCGACACCCCGGCGGACGATCTGCAGGAAAAGCTGGTTAACATCAACCGCGCGGCCAAAGCCGTCAAGGGCGGTCGCCAGTTCCGGTTTGCGGCCCTCGCTGTCGTTGGCGACGGCGAAGGAAAAGTGGGCTTCGGTCGGGGCAAGGCCCGGGAGGTGCCCGACGGCATCTCGAAGGCCATGGATCAGGCCCGCAAGCACATGCGGCACTATCCCCTGCATGGGGATACCCTCTTCCACACCGTGGAGGGGACCCACGCCGGCGCCCGCGTCCTTCTCAAGCCCGCGAGCCCTGGTACCGGCATCATCGCCGGCGGCCCGGTGCGCGCCGTAATGGAGGTGATGGGGATCAAAGACGTCCTCGCCAAGTCCCTCGGGTCGTCGAACCCGGTGAACGTGGTGCGGGCCACCTTCGATGCCCTGGACCAGATGGTCAGCCCGGAGCAGATGGCCGCCAAGCGGGGCAAGCCCGTGGACGAGATCTGGAGCTAGAGACGATGGCAGGTACCATCCGGATAACCCTTACCAAGAGCCCCATCGGCTCGAAGCAGAAGCACCGCGCCACCCTCCGTGGGCTGGGGCTGCGCCGGATGAACCATACCGTGGAGCGGGAGGACACCCCGCAGGTCCGCGGCATGGTCCGCGCGGTCGCCCACCTCGTGCGAGTCGAGGAGCCAGCATGAAGATCAACGAGCTGAAGCCGGCACCGGGTAGCCGCAAGGCGCGCAAGCGGGTCGGCCGGGGGGAGTCCTCGGGCTGGGGCAAGACCTCCGCTAAGGGCCACAAGGGGCAGAAGGCACGCTCCGGCGGCTCCATCAAGGCGGGCTTCGAGGGCGGGCAGATGCCCCTGCAGCGCCGCCTGCCGAAGCGAGGCTTCCACAACCGCTTTGCCGAGCGCTACGCGGAGATCCGCCTGGATCACCTGAACGCCTTTGAGGACGGGGCCGAGATCACCGAGGAAACCCTGCGCCAGGCCGGGATCATGAAGACCGCCGACCGCTGGGCCAAGCTGCTGGGCTCCGGGAACCTGGAGCGGCGGGTCACGGTGAAGCTGAGCAAGGTTACCGGGGGCGCCCGGAAAGCCGTGGAGGGCGCTGGCGGCACCGTGGTGGAGGGCTGATCCCCTCCCCTTCCCCGTTTCACGCGGCCGGGAAGGGTGCCCCGGCCCGACGGCAGGGGGCTGAGCGCCCCCGCCTGCCGGCAGCCAATGGCCGTCCCCTGGGGACGGTTCGCAAGCGCTGGAATTCCTCATGAACAAGGCGGGATAACCCATGGCAGTCGGGAGCAGCCTCGGCGGGCTCGCCCAGGTCGGTAACCTGACCAAGGTCGACGAGCTCAAGCGGCGAATTCTGTTCGTCCTCGGCGCCCTGATCGTGTACCGGATCGGCGCACATATCCCCACCCCGGGCATCGACCCCGATGCGCTGGCGAACTTCTTCAGCCAGCAGCAGGGGTCGATGCTCGGGCTGTTCGACATGTTCTCCGGGGGGGCCCTGTCCCGGCTGACGGTTTTCGCCCTCGGCATCATGCCGTACATCTCCGCCTCCATCATTCTCCAGCTCGGGACGGTGGTTTCACCCAAGCTGGAGCAGCTGAAGAAGGAGGGGGAAGCCGGGCGGCGGAAGATCAACGTCTACACGCGCTATCTTACGGTGGCCCTGGCCACCTTTCAGGGGCTGGGCGTATCCATCGCCCTGGAGTCCATGGAATCCGGCGGTAGCCAGGTGGTCCTCGATCCGGGCTGGGGCTTCCGGGCCACCACTGTGATCACCCTGGTGGCCGGAACCACCTTCCTGATGTGGCTGGGAGAGCGCATCACCGAGAAGGGCATCGGCAACGGCATCTCGCTGATCATCTTCGCCGCCATCGTGTCCGGATTGCCTTCGGCCCTGTACGGCACCCTGGAGCTTGCGCGCACCGGGGAATTCCAACCCTTGTTCGTGCTGTTCCTGCTGCTGATGGCGCTGGCGGTGACCGGTTTCATCGTCTTCATGGAGCGGGCCCAACGACGGATCACCATCCAGTACGCCAAGCGCCAGGTGGGGCAGAAGATGTTCGGCGGGCAGAGCACCCATCTGCCCCTCAAGGTGAACATGGCCGGGGTGATTCCCCCCATTTTCGCCTCCAGCATCATCCTGTTCCCGGTGACCGCGGCCAATTGGTTCGGGACCTCGGAGGGCATGGGATGGCTGCAGCGGGCGGCGGAGGCCATCTCCCCCGGTCAGCCGCTGTACGTGGTGCTGTATTCCATCGCCATCATCTTTTTCTGCTTCTTCTACACGGCCATTGTCTTCAATCCCCGGGACACGGCCGACAACCTGAAGAAGTCCGGTGGCTTCATCCCGGGTATCCGGCCGGGGGAGCAGACGGCCAACTACGTGGATCGGGTGCTGACCCGGCTGACCTTCTTCGGTGCCCTGTACGTGACCGCCGTCTGCCTGCTTCCCGAGTTCCTGATCGTTAACTGGAACGTTCCCTTCTACTTCGGCGGAACGTCCCTGCTGATCATCGTGGCGGTGACCATGGATACCGCCAACCAGATCCAATCCCATCTGGTCTCCCATCAGTACGAGGGTCTGATGCGGAAGGCGCGACTGAAAGGTGGACGAGGCTGATGACCCGAATGGTCCTACTTGGCCCTCCGGGGGCCGGCAAGGGAACCCAGGGGCAGATGCTCTCCCAGCGACTGGGCATCCCCCAGATCGCCACGGGCGACATCTTGCGCAACGCGGTGGCCAACGGCACCGACATCGGGCTGAAGGCGAAATCCTACATGGACGCCGGGGACCTAGTTCCCGACGAGATCATGGTGGAGATCATCCGGGAGCGCCTCCAGGAGCCCGATGCCCAACAGGGCTACATCCTGGACGGCTTCCCTCGGACCGTTGCCCAGGCCGAGGCCCTGGACGAGATGCTCGAGGCCATCGGCCAGCGGCTCGATCGGGTGGTCCACGTGGACGTGGATAACGAGACACTGGTGGAACGGCTTTCCGGGCGGCTGATCTGCCGGGATTGCGGGGCCACCTACCACGTCCGCTTTCATCCGCCCGCCAAGGACCGGGTATGCGATGAATGCGGGGGCGAGCTCTACCAGCGCGAGGACGACCAGGAAGAGACCGTCCGCTCGCGTCTGGAGGTGTTCGCCGAGCGCACCCAGCCCCTTGTGGATTATTACCGCCAGCAGGGGATCTACCACAAGGTGGACGGGGATCGGGAGCCCGAGACGGTGCTTGGCGACATCCTTCGGCTCACTGAGGCAGGGTAACGAGGACGTATGGCCAAGGAAGATACCATCGAGATGCAGGGCGAGATCGTGGAGACCCTGCCCAACGCCACCTTTCGGGTGGAGCTGGAGAACGGCCACGAGGTGATCGCCCACATCTCCGGAAAGATGCGGAAGAACTACATCCGGATCCTCCCCGGGGACAAGGTCACCGTGGAGCTCACCCCCTACGACCTAAACCGGGGCAGGATCACATACCGGGCGAAATGATCCGGACGTGAGGCCGGTCGGGACTGAGGAGAGAAGCGATGAAAGTGCGTGCGTCGGTTAAGCCGATCTGTCGGAACTGCCGTGTGATTAAGCGCAAGGGCCGGGTCCGGATCATCTGCTCCGATCCGCGGCACAAGCAGCGGCAAGGTTGACCGCAGGGCGGTTGCTGGCCTAAAATTCATTCTTTTCCCTCCGCCACGCAGGCGGAGCGGATGGATATGTAGCGAATACGAGGAATACCTATGGCCCGCATTGCAGGTGTCAATATCCCCGTGCGCAAGCGGGTGGAGATTGCCCTGACCTACATCTATGGGGTAGGTCACACCCGAGCGAAGGAAATCTGCCAGCAGGCCGGGGTGGACCCCTCCACACGCGTCAAGGATCTCACCGACAGCGAGGAGGTGGCCATCCGCGACACGGTGAACGGGTACACCGTGGAGGGCGATCTGCGCCGCGAGGTGACCATGAACATCAAGCGCCTCCGGGATATCGGCAGCTACCGGGGAATCCGGCACCGGCGAGGCCTGCCCGTTCGGGGCCAGAACACCAAGAACAATGCGCGCACCCGGAAGGGGCCGCGCAAGCCGATCAACCGCTAGTGCGGCCAGCACAGAGGCAGTGAACGGGAAATGGCAAAGCAACAGCGCCGCGCCACGCGCACGAAGAAGAAAGTCAAAAAGAACGTAGCCGAGGGGGTGGCCCACATCCAGGCCACCTTCAACAATACCTTGGTGAACATCTCCGACCGGCAGGGCAACACCCTCTGCTGGTCCACCCCGGGCGCCACGGGCTTCAAGGGCTCGCGTAAGAGCACGCCCTTTGCCGCGCAGGTCGCGGCGGAGCAGGCCGCCAGGGTGGCGCAGGAGCACGGGATCCAGAGCCTGGATGTGGAGGTGAAGGGACCGGGGCCGGGTCGGGAGTCGGCCGTTCGCTCCCTGCACGCGGCGGGTATCAAGATCACCAGCATCCGCGATGTGACCCCCCTGCCCCACAACGGCTGCCGGCCGCCGAAGAAGCGTCGGGTGTAACCAAACAACGAGGGTGTGGAGTTAGCCTTGGCGAAATATACCGGTCCCAAATGCCGCATCTGCCGTCGGGAGGGCGAGAAGCTCTACCTGAAGGGCGAGAAGTGCTACACCGACAAGTGCGCCATCGAGAAGCGCCCCTACCCGCCCGGAGAGGCGGGCCAGAGCCGGCGGCGGCAGTCGGAGTTCGGTCTCCAGCTGCGTGAAAAGCAGAAGGTGCGCCGTACCTACGGCCTCATGGAAGATCAGTTCCGGCGCGTGTACAAGGAAGCCGCTCGGCGCAAGGGCAATACCGGCGAGCTGCTGCTGCAGCTCCTGGAGCGGCGCCTGGACAACATCGTCTATCGGATGGGCTTCGCCAACTCCCGCGCCGAGGCCCGGCAGGTGATCCGGCACAACCAGGTCCAGGTGAACGGCGGCCGGGTGAATGTCCCGTCCTACCAAGTCAACGCCGGGGACGAGATCGTCGTGGCGGAGGGTGCGCGCCAGCAGGGCCGCAT
The nucleotide sequence above comes from Thiohalorhabdus denitrificans. Encoded proteins:
- the rplV gene encoding 50S ribosomal protein L22; translation: MSEEKLEARAITRSVRLSPRKTRLVVDQIRGKPVEKALEYLTFERQKPAHYVRKTLDSAISNAEHNEGLDVDQLVVKEAFVNEGPALKRFRPRAMGRATMIQKPTSHITIVVAQA
- the rpsC gene encoding 30S ribosomal protein S3 codes for the protein MGQKVHPIGMRLGIVKNWDSRWLAERKEYSDQLAEDIRIRNFIEDRLRHAAVSKVVIERPARNARISIYTARPGMVIGKKGEDIEKLRRAVQKLSSEQIHINIEEIRKPETEAMLVAENVAQQLERRVSFRRAMKRAVGNAMRLGAQGIKISAGGRLGGAEIARTEWYREGRVPLHTLRADIDYGLAEAKTTYGVIGVKVWIFKGEVLEEQETSASTSAQAQAG
- the rplP gene encoding 50S ribosomal protein L16, with protein sequence MLQPNKTKYRKQQKGRNRGLAYRGDKVSFGSYALKATGRGRITSRQIEAARIAITRHIKRRGKVWIRVFPDKPVSKKPAEVRMGKGKGNPEFWVAQVQPGRILYELEGVPEDIAQEAMRRASAKLPFKTRFVSRGGGN
- the rpmC gene encoding 50S ribosomal protein L29, whose amino-acid sequence is MASKVEEIRNLSAEDRAQKLKDLRDEQFNLRFQHSTGQLENTARMRQVRREIAQVKTVMNEQVEAAE
- the rpsQ gene encoding 30S ribosomal protein S17 yields the protein MNGVVVSNKGEKTAVVRVNYRRPDELYGKYVRRSTKLHVHDPENTCQEGDFVTVEEARRVSKNKAWRLVEVVEKAVQV
- the rplN gene encoding 50S ribosomal protein L14; amino-acid sequence: MIQMQTRLGIADNSGAREVQAIKVLGGSKRRFANIGDVIKVTVKEAAPRGRVKKGGVYNAVVVRSAKGVRRQDGSVIRFDRNAAVLLNDSLEPIGTRIFGPVTRELRSKNFMKIISLAPEVL
- the rplX gene encoding 50S ribosomal protein L24, with protein sequence MQRIKKGDDVVVRSGKDAGKRGTVQRVLPRDNRVVVANANMVKRHVRPNPQAGIAGGIQEREAALDLSKVNPFCRTCNKGVRIGFKTLEDGRKVRVCRSCGEALDS
- the rplE gene encoding 50S ribosomal protein L5, with protein sequence MQARLQQRYKEELAPRLLKEFGYASPMQVPRLDKITINMGVGDAARDRSALDNAMEELTAVTGQKPMVTRARKSVAGFKIRAGMPVGCKVTLRRERMYEFLERFIQVALPRIRDFRGLNGNSFDGQGNYAMGVTEQIIFPEVDYEKIDRVRGMDIIFSTTAPTDEEAKALLDGFGMPFRN
- a CDS encoding type Z 30S ribosomal protein S14 — encoded protein: MPRKSLIAKAKRKQKFTVREYNRCNNCGRARAYYRKFGLCRLCLRKHALKGEVPGVTKSSW
- the rpsH gene encoding 30S ribosomal protein S8, with translation MSMTDPIADMLTRIRNGQMAEKHTVSMPASKLKTAVARILQEEGFIAGHEEHDEGNGKRTLTVELKYFKGEPVITYLQRASRPGLRRYAGADEIPKVLRGLGVVILTTSKGVMTDRQARAENIGGELLCTVY
- the rplF gene encoding 50S ribosomal protein L6, with translation MSRIANAPVRVPEKVEVKIEPDTIRVTGPQGELEQPVHPRVRIEEEEGALRFRPTDTSRKSVAFAGTMRSLVNNMVTGVNEGFERRLEINGVGYRADAKGQTLNLQLGFSHPVAYEIPEGVSVSVEGNAVVVRGASKEAVGQVAADIRSYRPPEPYKGKGIRLADERIIRKEAKKK
- the rplR gene encoding 50S ribosomal protein L18 — its product is MSKITKNHRRQRRARKARAKIREQGKARLAVFRSSKHIYAQIIDDQQGHTLASASTVDTELAKDLTQSGNVEAAKKVGATLAERAKQAGVGDVAFDRGGFQYHGRVKALAEAARENGLKF
- the rpsE gene encoding 30S ribosomal protein S5 — encoded protein: MAGANPKADTPADDLQEKLVNINRAAKAVKGGRQFRFAALAVVGDGEGKVGFGRGKAREVPDGISKAMDQARKHMRHYPLHGDTLFHTVEGTHAGARVLLKPASPGTGIIAGGPVRAVMEVMGIKDVLAKSLGSSNPVNVVRATFDALDQMVSPEQMAAKRGKPVDEIWS
- the rpmD gene encoding 50S ribosomal protein L30; its protein translation is MAGTIRITLTKSPIGSKQKHRATLRGLGLRRMNHTVEREDTPQVRGMVRAVAHLVRVEEPA
- the rplO gene encoding 50S ribosomal protein L15 is translated as MKINELKPAPGSRKARKRVGRGESSGWGKTSAKGHKGQKARSGGSIKAGFEGGQMPLQRRLPKRGFHNRFAERYAEIRLDHLNAFEDGAEITEETLRQAGIMKTADRWAKLLGSGNLERRVTVKLSKVTGGARKAVEGAGGTVVEG
- the secY gene encoding preprotein translocase subunit SecY, translated to MAVGSSLGGLAQVGNLTKVDELKRRILFVLGALIVYRIGAHIPTPGIDPDALANFFSQQQGSMLGLFDMFSGGALSRLTVFALGIMPYISASIILQLGTVVSPKLEQLKKEGEAGRRKINVYTRYLTVALATFQGLGVSIALESMESGGSQVVLDPGWGFRATTVITLVAGTTFLMWLGERITEKGIGNGISLIIFAAIVSGLPSALYGTLELARTGEFQPLFVLFLLLMALAVTGFIVFMERAQRRITIQYAKRQVGQKMFGGQSTHLPLKVNMAGVIPPIFASSIILFPVTAANWFGTSEGMGWLQRAAEAISPGQPLYVVLYSIAIIFFCFFYTAIVFNPRDTADNLKKSGGFIPGIRPGEQTANYVDRVLTRLTFFGALYVTAVCLLPEFLIVNWNVPFYFGGTSLLIIVAVTMDTANQIQSHLVSHQYEGLMRKARLKGGRG
- a CDS encoding adenylate kinase, encoding MVLLGPPGAGKGTQGQMLSQRLGIPQIATGDILRNAVANGTDIGLKAKSYMDAGDLVPDEIMVEIIRERLQEPDAQQGYILDGFPRTVAQAEALDEMLEAIGQRLDRVVHVDVDNETLVERLSGRLICRDCGATYHVRFHPPAKDRVCDECGGELYQREDDQEETVRSRLEVFAERTQPLVDYYRQQGIYHKVDGDREPETVLGDILRLTEAG
- the infA gene encoding translation initiation factor IF-1, whose amino-acid sequence is MAKEDTIEMQGEIVETLPNATFRVELENGHEVIAHISGKMRKNYIRILPGDKVTVELTPYDLNRGRITYRAK
- the rpmJ gene encoding 50S ribosomal protein L36; the protein is MKVRASVKPICRNCRVIKRKGRVRIICSDPRHKQRQG
- the rpsM gene encoding 30S ribosomal protein S13, whose translation is MARIAGVNIPVRKRVEIALTYIYGVGHTRAKEICQQAGVDPSTRVKDLTDSEEVAIRDTVNGYTVEGDLRREVTMNIKRLRDIGSYRGIRHRRGLPVRGQNTKNNARTRKGPRKPINR
- the rpsK gene encoding 30S ribosomal protein S11; translation: MAKQQRRATRTKKKVKKNVAEGVAHIQATFNNTLVNISDRQGNTLCWSTPGATGFKGSRKSTPFAAQVAAEQAARVAQEHGIQSLDVEVKGPGPGRESAVRSLHAAGIKITSIRDVTPLPHNGCRPPKKRRV
- the rpsD gene encoding 30S ribosomal protein S4 encodes the protein MAKYTGPKCRICRREGEKLYLKGEKCYTDKCAIEKRPYPPGEAGQSRRRQSEFGLQLREKQKVRRTYGLMEDQFRRVYKEAARRKGNTGELLLQLLERRLDNIVYRMGFANSRAEARQVIRHNQVQVNGGRVNVPSYQVNAGDEIVVAEGARQQGRIQGAGQRAEDLGRPEWLQVDAGNFKGTVKSIPERSELSSAVNEHLIVELYSK